The segment TCAACTATGTACCAAAGCAAATACAATGGTATGTAATTGGTGTAATTATTATTAGCATTGTCATGTTTTTTGAACCTGAGCAATATAAAAAAATGTCATGGTATATGTATGGCGCAGGAATCGCCTTGTTAGTATTGCTGATTTTTATGCCTGAGGGACCAAATCAGATTGGTCAACCCGTAAATGGTGCAAAAAGCTGGTATCATACACCAATTGGGAACATTCAGCCCTCCGAGTTTATGAAAACTTTTTATATTTTAGCGCTTGCACGACTAATTAGTAAGCATCATGAAATTCATCCATTGCGCTCACTCAAAACGGACTTTTTATTATTAGGAAAAATTGCTGTAACATTAATTATACCTTTGGCGATTATTTTGCAGCAGCCTGACCTTGGTTCGGCACTAGTGTTCTTTGCCATTACTGCAGCACTTATTATTGTAGCAGGCATCTCTTGGAAAATCATTTTACCAGTCTTTTTCGGCGGTGTCGCAGCAGGTGGTGCATTACTTTGGATGGCACTGTATATGCAAGATTTCTTAGAAACCACATTCGGCTTTAAGACATATCAATTTGCTCGAATTTATTCTTGGCTAGACCCATATTCATATTCCTCTAGCGACGGCTATCATTTAATAACATCGTTAAATGCCATTGGCTCAGGTGAAATTTTCGGTAAGGGCTTTAGAAACCGTGAAGTATACGTTGCCGAAAACCATACTGATTTTATTTTTACAGTTATTGGCGAGGAATGGGGCTTTATTGGTGCAAGTATTGTTATTTGTATGTTCTTTTTATTAATTTATCATTTAACAAAAACAACACTGCTATTAAAAGACCCATTCTCAACATATGTATGTGCTGGCATTATCGCGATGATTACGTTCCATGTCTTTGAAAATATAGGAATGACGATTCAGTTATTACCAATTACAGGCATCCCTCTACCATTCATTAGCTATGGGGGAAGCTCACTGATGGGCAATGCCTTAGCGATTGGTCTAGTCTTTAGTATGCGATTCCACTATCGCACATATATGTTTACAACCTATGACGAAGATGAATAATGATAGAAAAAGGGAAACCTCTTGGCATGAAGAGATTTCCCTTTTCTATTGTAAACGAGTTAAGCTTGAACTTGCGGAGTCTGCGTTGGTGGTGTCAGCACTTTTAAAAGTTCTAGTCGAGACTTTGTTACAGTGGCTGTTACACCCAACTTAGATAAATTCGAAACAATCTTTTTCAAATCTACTTCCTTCGTCATACATTCCACCTCAATCTTTCCTCGATTTTATATAACGTATCATGTACAAAAAAAGTTTCATTTTTTCACGAGTATGATGTCTGACAATTTTATCATACCATTTAACTCGACTTTTAAATTTTTCATTTTTGTTACAATGTAAATTTTGCATCAATATCCACAAATTTATACTA is part of the Lysinibacillus sp. FSL K6-0232 genome and harbors:
- a CDS encoding Lmo0850 family protein; this encodes MTKEVDLKKIVSNLSKLGVTATVTKSRLELLKVLTPPTQTPQVQA
- a CDS encoding FtsW/RodA/SpoVE family cell cycle protein is translated as MENKRNFANRFDWTLAFILFTFLIISLLAIASAQTSGQYGINYVPKQIQWYVIGVIIISIVMFFEPEQYKKMSWYMYGAGIALLVLLIFMPEGPNQIGQPVNGAKSWYHTPIGNIQPSEFMKTFYILALARLISKHHEIHPLRSLKTDFLLLGKIAVTLIIPLAIILQQPDLGSALVFFAITAALIIVAGISWKIILPVFFGGVAAGGALLWMALYMQDFLETTFGFKTYQFARIYSWLDPYSYSSSDGYHLITSLNAIGSGEIFGKGFRNREVYVAENHTDFIFTVIGEEWGFIGASIVICMFFLLIYHLTKTTLLLKDPFSTYVCAGIIAMITFHVFENIGMTIQLLPITGIPLPFISYGGSSLMGNALAIGLVFSMRFHYRTYMFTTYDEDE